AAAAAGGACAATTGTGAACTTTTCTGaatgtggaacacacacacacacacttgcctcTGTATTCACCATCCTGAAGGTCTCCTATTGTCCCTCTGAAGGTAAACTCAGTTCAAGgccaggtgttcctaatgtttggtatactcagtgtatactgtatacactTCTTAAGAGCTTACTGACCACAGTGTTTGTGTCTCAGCCATCCCGAGGCCTGACCACAGTGTTTCAGTGTCTCAGCCATCCCGAGGCCTGACCAGTGTTTCAGTGTCTCAGCCATCCCGAGGCCTGACCGCAGTGTCTCAGCCATCCCGAGGCCTGACCGCAGTGTCTCAGCCATCCCGAGGCCTGACCGCAGTGTCTCAGCCATCCCGAGGCCTGACCGCAGTGTCTCAGCCATCCCGAGGCCAAACTGTTTGTAGATCAGATACGTCCTAGTGGAAATGACAGATAAGGAGGGGGGAGGGTGTATTTTGCAGTCCATGGACTGATACCTATCGTTTGGATGTGGCTGATTTGGTCTCTAAGCTTTAGTCAGTCCTAGTACAAAGTAAGTTGGAAATAGGTCTTTGCCATATAAgtaacagaaacacacacctggGGCTCACATAGGCAGTTATACCACCTCAGACTCAGAACGTGTTGCAGCTGAGGAAACCACTGAGCTAGATACAGCTCCACTCACCCCCACCACAAAAAGGCTTAGAGTCACAGCAACCACACTGAGCCTGACTGTCATATGACTGTCTTCCtgagacgcacagagagagagaagtgaaaaaGTTAACAAACTGTTTctgttcaatgtgtgtgtgtgtgtgagaaagtgaGTGCACATAGACACATACCCACTCTCGCACACACACCTACTTCCATTCACCTTCCTGACATAATCTTTCTACCAGTGAGGGGTGGGTTTTACCgggggtgtttgtgtgttctcATTAATGTCAACCTCTCCCCTGCAGAGGCGGCGACCCCACTGTACGACCCTAAACTCTGCTACATTCTGGACGGCTTCCTCCTGCTCTACGGTCTCGTCATCACTGGACTGTTGCTCAGAGAGAAAGTGAGTCCAAGTTTACACACCACAGATGCAGATTAACCTCTAACTGGATATATGGGTACCAGTTTTATTAGGACCAGTTATTGTCTCAACATCTTTTGCTGATCTCTCTGTCTTGTAGTTCTTCAAGTCCAAGGGCAAGATATTGGAGGATGATGATATCTACACTGTGagtagtcgtgtgtgtgtgtgtgtgtgtgtgtgtgtgtgtggtggtggtggtgttgatgatcCTGGAACACTGTCCCTGTGTTTTGTAGGATCTGAAACCCACGGACGGGGGCGGTTATGGACGAATAAACAGAAAAGATCCAGAGAGTGCAACGGCACGCGATGTAAGTGTGTGTGGATCTATATGTCATGTAGAAGAATGAGATTCGTATTACCCCAATCATGCATCAAAAGCCTGATTCTGTGTACCTTTTTATATTATTCACAGAATCGCAGGAATAATGACGACACTTACACGGTAAGTGCATTACCCAACATACAGTATCATTTCATGTTAGTTTAGATATTATAATAGATATGGATGTTTCTCATAACTCACTGTTTCCCTCCGCAGTCCCTTAAAAAACCAACAGACGACACGTACAGGGAGATCGCTGTGAAGGACAAGCAGCGCCGCAGGAACAAGAACGACCAGGTGTACCAGGTGTGTAGTGGAAGTTTATTTGTGGgatgcacaggatacacatggttcACACAGTCCAACGAAACGCTTACTTGCACGTTCCCTATTGACCAGCTCCACCGCTGAAACCAACCAATTAACAAGGCCCGAATACACAAACAGCCCTTTCACTATTAGTTTCTCTCTGAGGGGACAGTGGTAGGGAAGTAGATGAGAGGGAAGGAAGTGTGCAGTGAGAGGTTTGGAACAAAGTGGACGAGGCAAGGGTTTAGTGAGAGATTTGGGATGAATCCTAGTTGACTgtgtccccctccatctctctatcaggGTTTGAGTGCCGCCACCAAGGATACCTATGACTCTCTCCAGATGCAGCCTCTTCCTCCTCGCTAACCGAAACATCATGGAGGATCACGCCTCGTCCAGCGGTCTCTCCGTTTTGCCTTTCTATCTGCAACCAGTATACTGCTACAGCGTTGTTGTATGCAACAGTTACATATCCCTCTTCTCAAATCATTTTAAATTGGTGAATAGTTAGTTATTTACCCACCAACATCTAATAATCACTGATATCTACAACAGTCCTTGTTGTGTAAAAAGTATGTTTGCAGTTGTGTTACTCCCTTTTTATCTTTCAGGCTCTTGTTGGAAAATCTGTAGACTTTTGCGCCAGTAACAATTTCATAACTGTCTTAATATATGAACTTGATAATATTTTATCACTTTAGCTCGTCTCTTCTCCCCATACACCCCCAGTCTGTAACCTTTGACCCTGACACTCATTCTACCAACCCTTCCTCATTGGCTACTGCTTTTCTAGTTTATACCTGGAGTAATGTAATTAAAGAATAAATATGTAGGTTGTTATTTTGCATACAGTGTACAGTGTAAACTTTCCCCTCATGTTTATAAGAAATAATGTGCCTCAGCACTATAATAAAGCCATTACAAAGATCTGATTATCAGGTTTGTCCTTTTCTTCTGCAAAGGAGAGACACAATGGCAACAATGTTACTACTTTTAATGATGTTTATAACAAAGTTACAGTAAGAGTTTTCATATACATTTGTAAGTAAAAAAACAACGTAATCCCCCAAATACAGCAGACAAACAGGTTGACAAGATGGGACATAGTTAAACGACTACAGTCTCCCTACGTTGTTCCCCTGACAACAGTGTGGCGTGATAGTAGTTGATGTAGCAGTAGTAAGCTAGTATACTGTTGAGTGGGTGTGTTCATCATCTATGTAGTCTGCCAAGTAGTGACATCACACCTTGCATTGCCACAACCATGGGTGTCACCACCTAGTGTTAGTGTGACAACTGCTACCTCACTAAACGAGACAGGAGGAAGTAGGGACCAGATTTGGAGTGGTGTACTGTAATCTGTTAAATTATCAGAAAAAATCTTGTAATCAGAttatacttttgaaaaactagattactTCTTGGTTTACAAAAATGTTACATTGACACCTTTTCTGTTTTATCAATTACATTAAATTAGGCATTGAAAAGCATTTACGTTTATTTcccctgagcgagtctgaccacaagtcagagaccactatgacacaacaaatgtgtttgatggatcattTTTGTCAACTTCTAATGcatcttaaggggaaagtaatctaaaagtaatcaGATTGTTACTGAGTAATCTAAGTTAACTGTTTACAATTTCAGATAactagtaacggattacatttagaaagtaacctacccaactctGTGTGGGTGTTAGAAAAAGATATGCAGgctgacacatttttttttttgttaaagtATTAAATCACAATACACAGGCAGTGGATCGAGGCACTGAATCCTAAAACATTTGGCCAACAGTAAGATCATTCTGCATTGACATCCATACtgaatgagaaaaaaaacaattaagcTCTTTTCAAAACACATTTTCTGCTTGACGATATCTTCCCTGAAAAGTACCATAATATACATTGCGCTTTGGATGCCAGTGCTTGGTTCTGTATCGGTCTACTACAGTATAAATACGCTGTAGGGAGGGGAGTAGAAAGGGAAGCGTGAAGAGAGTGGGAAGGACCGTCAgaggccgggattcaatccggTCATAAAGGTATTACgtattttaaaggcaatgttccctgCTTTTGCAGAGGTCCCATTCACGATAAATGCTGCATATGTTCAGCTCAATCAGAAATGGCCTTTAAAAGCCACAACACCTATAACCCTGTGATCTGATTGAATCCCGGCCAGAGAATTCTTTGGTATTTGTGTAGATGAAACATTTAGCAGGACTTTTGCTTTGGAATACAGCTGGAGGAAAATATCTGCCCTCTACTTGACGTAGAAACAAAACAAGCAGACGTTAAGGGCAATCATTTAGACTCCAGGGCCACATCGGGATTTCAAAATTCAGTGGAGGGCCGTACTTTTTTGGGGGCCGATTTGTTCAGGCAAAAGCAATTTGTGGGCCAGAAAAAGGGCAGTTATTTTCAAACGTAAAAGGTCCATTATAATTTAGTTTTGAACGTTCAAACGTTTCCTGGAGTGTTTTTTTCCTCTGACCGTATGTTGCCGACCCCTGCATTACTTGGCGTACAAATAAAACTAAGACAATGTGTAAGAGATGTGATGACTAACTGCACAACATTCAGGTAAAGCGAC
Above is a genomic segment from Oncorhynchus tshawytscha isolate Ot180627B unplaced genomic scaffold, Otsh_v2.0 Un_scaffold_4246_pilon_pilon, whole genome shotgun sequence containing:
- the cd247 gene encoding T-cell surface glycoprotein CD3 zeta chain, whose product is MDPRKWTGGLLVLSTTLPYVEAATPLYDPKLCYILDGFLLLYGLVITGLLLREKFFKSKGKILEDDDIYTDLKPTDGGGYGRINRKDPESATARDNRRNNDDTYTSLKKPTDDTYREIAVKDKQRRRNKNDQVYQGLSAATKDTYDSLQMQPLPPR